From Leptospira ryugenii, a single genomic window includes:
- the thiD gene encoding bifunctional hydroxymethylpyrimidine kinase/phosphomethylpyrimidine kinase, with protein sequence MTESLPIVLTIAGSDSGGGAGVQADLKTFSSLGAFGTTVFTCLTAQNPDGVSAIHTVSLDFIKQQLDAVFQYFPVLACKTGMLFSEEIISLVSEYMRSKPVKLVVDPVMVATSGAKLLQDDAILALKEKCIPLASLITPNLDEAKLLLGKDIPSSSALESAAKELYEIYKVPILLKGGHLKDSKSAIDVLFDGKAIYSYQKPFLDLVNTHGTGCTYSSAITTFLAKGDSLPEAVGNAKEYLHRALETSVTTGKTKHLFHFAKD encoded by the coding sequence ATGACTGAGTCTCTTCCTATTGTATTAACAATTGCTGGTTCTGATTCTGGCGGTGGTGCAGGTGTCCAAGCTGACCTAAAAACCTTCTCCTCACTGGGTGCTTTTGGAACCACAGTATTCACTTGCCTTACTGCACAAAATCCTGATGGGGTTTCTGCAATCCATACCGTTTCTTTAGATTTCATAAAACAACAATTAGATGCAGTTTTTCAGTATTTCCCAGTGCTTGCCTGTAAAACCGGTATGCTCTTTTCTGAAGAAATTATATCCTTGGTTTCAGAATATATGCGCTCAAAGCCTGTCAAACTAGTCGTTGATCCAGTGATGGTGGCGACCAGTGGCGCGAAACTACTGCAAGACGATGCCATTCTAGCTCTCAAAGAAAAATGTATCCCCCTTGCCTCATTGATTACCCCCAATTTGGATGAGGCAAAATTATTGCTTGGAAAAGATATCCCTAGTTCTTCCGCCTTGGAAAGTGCAGCTAAGGAATTGTATGAGATCTACAAGGTACCAATTTTATTAAAAGGTGGACATTTAAAAGATAGCAAATCCGCAATTGATGTTCTCTTCGATGGTAAGGCTATCTATTCATACCAAAAACCATTTTTAGATTTGGTAAACACACATGGTACAGGTTGTACATATTCCTCAGCAATCACCACATTTTTGGCAAAAGGTGATTCATTACCAGAAGCGGTAGGTAATGCAAAGGAGTACTTACACAGGGCACTTGAGACATCTGTGACCACTGGCAAAACAAAACATCTATTTCATTTTGCTAAAGATTAG
- a CDS encoding sigma-54-dependent Fis family transcriptional regulator — protein sequence MNSTQDPDGLLELILDRCIHICAVESGSLMLIDEKLGVLDAVTSRGLNQQILKETKLKIGQGITGVAASTGKAKLINDVSKDPDYIQIKEDIKSELVAPMIVDDSVIGIISLDSNRLNAFTAEMLEIVSVLANQAGQVFKNLQTIRNLEQKTKIQSTLIEISKVVTNTLDLNEIFDAIMSTIEKSLRLEKGSIVLYKKEEGLLRIVAACGLSQEEFEKGTYQPGEGITGKVFESGDAIIVESVASHPDFLNRVGYLSHFKHDPNNVSLLCAPISSEQNILGVVNAFVVQHKHTDLKSYLDFLQVVASIISQTIKIQNLVEEAKKEISRENIQLKRELKNKYKFGSLIGKASIMEKLFEKIQLVADSRASVLITGESGTGKEMIANAIHYNSTRAENPFIKINCAAIPENLLESELFGHKKGSFTGAVSDKKGKFELADTGTIFLDEIGEMDLNLQSKLLRVLQEREIEAIGSTKAKKVDVRIIAATNAELEQLVAEKKFRADLFYRLNVVKINTPPLRERTEDIPLLINHFVEKYAKDNNKNIRGVTREASRILLRYPWPGNVRELENVIERAVVLSQDELLSEDDFSDLVSSLEVNGEPLVEVSQMPISEGVSQQDALDFTSGKLTPNQLDNLDGRAMEIVVNEVESRLIQYAMKKFRYTKTRVAKYLGINRNTLDKKIKELNIEY from the coding sequence GACAGGGAAAGCCAAACTGATCAATGATGTTTCCAAAGATCCAGATTACATCCAAATCAAAGAAGACATCAAATCTGAGTTAGTTGCTCCAATGATTGTGGATGATTCTGTGATCGGGATTATTTCCTTAGATTCTAATAGGCTCAATGCCTTTACTGCGGAAATGTTGGAGATTGTAAGCGTTCTGGCAAACCAAGCAGGCCAAGTGTTTAAAAACTTACAAACAATACGCAATTTGGAGCAAAAGACAAAAATCCAATCTACATTAATTGAAATCTCAAAGGTTGTTACAAATACTCTGGACCTCAATGAGATCTTTGATGCAATCATGTCGACGATAGAAAAATCGTTGCGATTGGAAAAAGGAAGCATCGTTCTCTATAAAAAAGAAGAGGGGCTTTTAAGGATAGTGGCAGCTTGTGGACTAAGCCAAGAAGAATTTGAAAAGGGCACTTACCAACCTGGTGAGGGCATTACTGGAAAGGTCTTTGAATCAGGTGATGCGATCATCGTTGAATCAGTAGCTTCCCATCCAGATTTTTTAAATAGAGTTGGATATTTATCTCATTTTAAACATGATCCGAATAACGTAAGTTTGCTTTGTGCTCCGATTTCAAGTGAACAAAACATCTTGGGCGTTGTAAATGCCTTTGTAGTCCAACACAAACATACAGACTTAAAATCTTATTTGGACTTTCTCCAGGTTGTTGCCTCTATCATTTCCCAAACAATCAAAATACAAAACCTTGTAGAAGAGGCTAAGAAAGAAATCTCGAGAGAAAACATACAATTAAAGAGAGAATTAAAAAATAAATATAAATTTGGTTCTTTGATTGGAAAAGCCTCTATCATGGAGAAGTTATTTGAAAAAATTCAATTGGTAGCTGATTCGAGAGCTTCTGTTTTGATCACGGGAGAATCTGGAACTGGGAAAGAAATGATTGCAAATGCGATCCACTATAACAGCACAAGAGCCGAGAACCCATTTATAAAAATCAATTGTGCCGCTATTCCGGAAAACCTTCTCGAAAGTGAATTATTCGGTCATAAAAAAGGATCTTTCACGGGAGCTGTGAGCGATAAAAAGGGAAAGTTTGAGCTAGCGGACACTGGAACTATCTTCTTAGACGAAATCGGCGAGATGGATTTAAATTTGCAATCCAAGCTACTTCGTGTTTTGCAAGAACGGGAGATAGAAGCGATTGGATCTACGAAAGCGAAAAAAGTAGATGTGCGCATCATCGCGGCAACAAATGCGGAACTTGAACAATTGGTAGCAGAGAAAAAGTTTAGAGCAGATCTTTTTTATCGTTTAAATGTTGTTAAAATCAATACACCGCCACTCAGGGAAAGAACGGAAGACATCCCATTACTCATCAACCACTTTGTTGAAAAGTATGCAAAGGATAATAATAAAAATATAAGAGGTGTTACTCGTGAAGCCAGTCGTATTCTTTTACGCTATCCTTGGCCAGGGAATGTTCGCGAGTTGGAAAACGTAATTGAGCGTGCTGTTGTATTGTCCCAAGATGAACTTTTATCAGAAGATGACTTCTCTGATTTGGTTAGTAGTTTGGAAGTCAATGGGGAACCATTGGTTGAAGTCAGCCAAATGCCGATTAGTGAGGGTGTTAGCCAACAAGATGCCCTAGATTTTACTTCGGGCAAATTGACACCCAACCAATTGGACAATCTAGACGGTCGAGCCATGGAGATCGTTGTGAACGAGGTCGAGTCCAGGTTGATCCAGTATGCAATGAAAAAGTTTCGTTATACCAAAACGCGAGTTGCAAAGTATTTGGGAATCAATCGAAACACATTAGACAAGAAGATCAAAGAGTTGAATATCGAGTACTAA
- a CDS encoding MGMT family protein: MEKLNFYQQVYEIVKQIPFGKVTNYGHIALLLGKPRAARAVGYALTALKKDQEQHVPWQRVIAKDGRIPFRGDLLRASLQKKILLSEGLVFDASEKIDLNKQGWFPE, from the coding sequence ATGGAAAAACTCAATTTTTACCAACAAGTTTATGAAATTGTAAAACAAATCCCATTTGGGAAGGTCACAAATTATGGGCACATAGCTTTGCTCTTAGGAAAACCGAGAGCAGCGAGGGCTGTAGGATATGCTTTGACTGCGCTCAAAAAAGACCAAGAACAACATGTTCCCTGGCAACGAGTCATTGCAAAAGACGGACGGATTCCTTTCCGAGGCGATTTGTTAAGAGCAAGTCTCCAAAAAAAAATCTTACTCTCTGAAGGTTTGGTTTTCGATGCCTCAGAAAAGATTGATTTAAACAAACAGGGTTGGTTTCCTGAATGA
- a CDS encoding DUF455 family protein, whose product MKFISDYAKHLLLSTSLEDKLLPVPPDLFSDENQVSLRITSPGRPSHLQFSKKKSKIPRIEHLNQLSQRGLALHHFANHELMAIELFSWALLAFPNISHKTKLGILRTIEEEQTHLKLYLDRMNDFGVTFGDIPLNYLFWKQTDRMHSIEEFSAIMSLSFEGANLDFSQIYAQAFLQHGDEKTAKIMVQVFEDEIKHVKRGVQILKTSESFQTDAWAYYQSLISFPFTPRRAKGFVYFPETRKMAGLPLSFIEALGEYQDEYTGKINWNGLGKINIENRVLRKSDLLSQSYV is encoded by the coding sequence ATGAAATTTATATCAGACTACGCTAAACATTTGTTATTGTCCACCAGCTTGGAAGATAAACTATTGCCAGTTCCGCCCGATCTTTTCTCGGATGAAAATCAAGTCTCTCTGAGGATCACAAGCCCAGGTCGGCCAAGTCATTTACAGTTTTCGAAGAAGAAATCAAAGATTCCTAGGATCGAACATTTAAATCAACTTTCACAGCGTGGTTTGGCTTTGCACCATTTTGCAAACCATGAACTAATGGCCATTGAGCTTTTTTCCTGGGCTTTACTTGCGTTTCCTAATATCTCACATAAAACTAAATTGGGAATTTTACGCACAATCGAAGAAGAACAAACTCACCTAAAACTCTATTTGGATCGGATGAATGATTTTGGAGTCACATTTGGAGACATCCCTCTGAACTATCTGTTTTGGAAACAAACTGATCGCATGCATTCGATTGAAGAGTTTAGTGCCATCATGTCCTTAAGTTTCGAAGGCGCGAATTTAGATTTTTCGCAAATCTATGCTCAAGCGTTCTTACAGCATGGTGATGAGAAGACGGCCAAGATCATGGTGCAGGTCTTTGAAGATGAGATCAAACATGTAAAGAGAGGGGTGCAAATACTAAAAACTTCGGAAAGTTTCCAAACGGACGCCTGGGCTTATTACCAATCTCTTATCTCATTTCCATTCACTCCTAGGCGCGCAAAAGGCTTTGTATACTTCCCAGAGACACGAAAGATGGCGGGGTTGCCACTATCATTTATCGAGGCCCTTGGTGAGTATCAGGATGAGTATACGGGAAAAATAAATTGGAATGGACTTGGGAAAATTAATATCGAAAATAGAGTTCTTCGAAAATCGGACTTGCTTAGTCAGTCCTATGTTTGA